From a region of the Actinomadura luzonensis genome:
- a CDS encoding cobalamin B12-binding domain-containing protein has protein sequence MADDYADLVDRMWAAAMDGDDHGASDVALAALDAGLPVEDLLLGVLAGVQARVGDAWEANLATVAQEHLVTGVSERVLAAAVRHPAARARHTGERGRVAVACVAGEWHAFPARLLAELLRLDGWRVAYLGPHVPAAYLRIHAHEAEADVVTLSASLPTRLPAAYEAIAACREAGRPVLAGGAAFGADGRYARLLGADGWAPDGRAAARLLAAGPPVTGPAEGERAGGEPAGKAYERVRATAEELAGAVMWKLGERIPELAAYSQKQLQHTKEDIGYIIDFLAMSLYVRDPELFARFLRWTAGVLSARGVPAATLLPALDLLAGQLGDVPQALATLEYGRRALAG, from the coding sequence ATGGCTGACGACTACGCCGACCTCGTCGACCGCATGTGGGCGGCGGCCATGGACGGCGACGACCACGGCGCGTCCGACGTCGCGCTGGCCGCCCTCGACGCGGGACTGCCCGTCGAGGACCTGCTGCTCGGCGTGCTGGCCGGCGTCCAGGCCCGCGTCGGCGACGCCTGGGAGGCCAACCTCGCGACCGTGGCGCAGGAGCACCTGGTCACCGGGGTCAGCGAGCGGGTGCTCGCCGCCGCGGTCCGCCATCCGGCCGCCCGCGCCCGGCACACCGGCGAGCGGGGCCGCGTCGCGGTGGCCTGCGTGGCCGGCGAGTGGCACGCCTTCCCCGCGCGGCTGCTGGCCGAGCTGCTGCGCCTGGACGGCTGGCGCGTCGCCTACCTGGGCCCGCACGTGCCGGCGGCGTACCTGCGGATCCACGCCCACGAGGCCGAGGCGGACGTGGTCACGCTGTCGGCCTCGCTGCCCACCCGGCTGCCCGCCGCGTACGAGGCCATCGCGGCCTGCCGCGAGGCGGGCCGGCCGGTGCTGGCGGGCGGCGCCGCCTTCGGCGCGGACGGCCGCTACGCGCGCCTGCTCGGCGCGGACGGCTGGGCGCCCGACGGCCGGGCCGCCGCGCGGCTCCTGGCCGCCGGCCCGCCGGTGACCGGACCGGCCGAAGGGGAGCGGGCCGGCGGGGAGCCGGCCGGCAAGGCGTACGAGCGCGTCAGGGCGACGGCCGAGGAGCTCGCCGGCGCGGTGATGTGGAAGCTCGGGGAGCGCATCCCCGAGCTGGCCGCCTACAGCCAGAAGCAGCTCCAGCACACCAAGGAGGACATCGGGTACATCATCGACTTCCTCGCGATGTCGCTGTACGTGCGCGACCCCGAGCTGTTCGCCCGCTTCCTGCGCTGGACGGCGGGCGTGCTGAGCGCCCGCGGAGTCCCCGCCGCCACCCTCCTGCCGGCCCTGGACCTGCTCGCCGGGCAGCTCGGCGACGTCCCTCAGGCGCTGGCCACGCTGGAGTACGGCAGGCGGGCGCTGGCCGGGTGA
- a CDS encoding TetR/AcrR family transcriptional regulator, whose amino-acid sequence MPGGRPRAFDPDAALDRALEVFWRQGYEGTSLSDLTAAMGINRPSLYGTFGNKEELFAKVLERYVGGPGAFAAEALDAPTAREVVERLVRGAVELTAGPGAPGGCLNVNTVHACGPDAAPARRAALACRQAGEVALRRRFEQAADLPPGQDPEVLARLVHTITDGIAVQAASGRTHEELTRIADLALSALLPG is encoded by the coding sequence ATGCCAGGCGGCCGGCCCCGGGCCTTCGACCCCGACGCCGCACTCGACCGGGCGCTGGAGGTCTTCTGGCGGCAGGGCTACGAGGGCACGTCGCTGTCGGACCTGACCGCGGCGATGGGCATCAACCGCCCCAGCCTGTACGGGACGTTCGGCAACAAGGAGGAGCTGTTCGCCAAGGTGCTGGAGCGCTACGTCGGCGGCCCCGGCGCGTTCGCCGCGGAGGCCCTGGACGCGCCCACCGCGCGCGAGGTCGTCGAGCGGCTGGTGCGCGGCGCGGTCGAGCTGACCGCCGGCCCCGGCGCCCCCGGCGGCTGCCTCAACGTCAACACCGTGCACGCCTGCGGACCCGACGCCGCCCCCGCGCGGCGGGCCGCGCTGGCCTGCCGCCAGGCGGGGGAGGTCGCGCTGCGGCGGCGCTTCGAGCAGGCCGCCGACCTGCCCCCCGGCCAGGACCCCGAGGTCCTCGCCCGGCTGGTCCACACGATCACCGACGGGATCGCGGTGCAGGCCGCGAGCGGGCGCACGCACGAGGAGCTGACCCGGATCGCCGACCTCGCGCTCAGCGCGCTACTCCCGGGCTGA
- a CDS encoding Gfo/Idh/MocA family protein, with product MIGVGVIGASGWAAGSHLPALAGLPEYRIAAVATTRRESAERAAARFGGDAFADAAELIGHPGVDLVVVSVRAPLHAGLIRAALAAGRHVLSEWPLTVDPAEATALAETAEAAGVAHAVALQGHHSPDARFVADLVAGGRLGRLESAVLVASGGPLGGAAIAPEHAWGADPAGGTNVLTVMAGHFLATLERMAGRLTEVSARLPRLYDEVEVAGEGRTVPNRVPNQVLLHGTLDGGGTASVTVHGSSAAPDGFLVKLVGSRAVLTATPARPGSYLHWCDWDLRVDGRPVEVPAAYRTVPFHPKDGPVANVAALYRDLAAAVAEGRGPRPGFHDAARHHRLLAAVERAAGHGGKEEIR from the coding sequence GTGATCGGAGTCGGAGTGATCGGCGCGAGCGGGTGGGCCGCCGGGTCCCACCTGCCCGCGCTGGCCGGGCTGCCGGAGTACCGGATCGCCGCGGTCGCCACCACCCGGCGGGAGAGCGCGGAGCGGGCTGCCGCCCGGTTCGGCGGGGACGCCTTCGCGGACGCCGCGGAGCTGATCGGCCATCCCGGCGTGGACCTGGTCGTCGTCTCGGTCCGCGCCCCGCTGCACGCCGGGCTGATCAGGGCCGCGCTCGCAGCCGGCCGGCACGTGCTGTCGGAGTGGCCGCTCACCGTGGACCCCGCCGAGGCGACCGCCCTGGCGGAGACCGCCGAGGCGGCCGGCGTGGCACACGCGGTCGCCCTCCAGGGGCACCACTCGCCGGACGCCCGCTTCGTCGCCGACCTCGTGGCCGGCGGGCGGCTCGGCCGGCTGGAGTCGGCCGTCCTGGTGGCCTCGGGCGGGCCGCTCGGCGGCGCGGCCATCGCGCCGGAGCACGCCTGGGGCGCGGACCCGGCGGGCGGCACGAACGTCCTGACCGTCATGGCCGGCCACTTCCTCGCCACGCTGGAGCGCATGGCCGGCCGCCTGACGGAGGTGTCGGCCCGGCTGCCCCGCCTGTACGACGAGGTCGAGGTCGCCGGCGAGGGCCGGACCGTGCCGAACCGGGTGCCGAACCAGGTGCTCCTGCACGGCACGCTCGACGGCGGCGGCACGGCCTCCGTCACGGTGCACGGCTCGTCCGCCGCGCCCGACGGGTTCCTCGTCAAGCTCGTCGGCTCGCGGGCCGTGCTGACCGCCACGCCCGCCCGGCCGGGCTCGTACCTGCACTGGTGCGACTGGGACCTGCGGGTGGACGGGCGGCCGGTCGAGGTGCCCGCCGCCTACCGGACCGTCCCGTTCCACCCGAAGGACGGCCCCGTCGCCAACGTCGCGGCCCTCTACCGCGACCTGGCCGCGGCCGTCGCCGAAGGGCGCGGCCCGCGCCCCGGCTTCCATGACGCGGCCCGCCACCACCGGCTGCTCGCCGCCGTCGAACGCGCCGCCGGACACGGCGGCAAGGAGGAGATCAGATGA
- a CDS encoding cytochrome P450, whose product MSSPFEQILDPARRADPYPLFDRLRDTPVARQPDGTYVVSTYREIVSLLHDPRVSSDRRNLGSDAGEAPRDPSFIGLDPPEHDRLRRLAMRHFGPPHAARTVEELRPEMLAIATRLIDGLAGRSRADIVDEVAYPLPVAVICRLLGVPEEDEPRFHAWADQAIETLGPGEQDRAERERARREVLTELENYLAGLAEDRRRAPGTDMLSGFVTYHGPEGGMTHREVVATAVLLLIAGHETTINLIANGLLTFLRHPGLLDRVRAEPGLIVPAVEELLRYEPPVQLISSRIALADIEVGGTTIPAGSPVVLAVAAGSRDPAHTPDPGLFLLDRPRNEHLGFGGGAHYCFGAPLARLETQIVLGELVRRLRAPRLVADPPPYRPSAVLRGPRHLVIDYAGVDPA is encoded by the coding sequence ATGAGCTCGCCGTTCGAGCAGATCCTCGACCCGGCGCGGCGCGCCGACCCGTACCCGCTGTTCGACCGGCTGCGGGACACGCCGGTCGCGCGGCAGCCGGACGGCACGTACGTCGTCAGCACCTACCGGGAGATCGTGTCGCTGCTGCACGACCCCCGGGTCAGCTCCGACCGCCGCAACCTCGGCTCCGACGCCGGCGAGGCGCCGCGCGACCCGTCCTTCATCGGCCTCGACCCGCCCGAGCACGACCGGCTGCGCCGCCTGGCGATGCGGCACTTCGGCCCGCCGCACGCCGCCCGCACGGTCGAGGAACTGCGCCCGGAGATGCTGGCCATCGCCACCCGGCTGATCGACGGGCTGGCCGGCCGGAGCCGCGCCGACATCGTGGACGAGGTCGCCTACCCGCTGCCGGTCGCGGTCATCTGCCGGCTGCTCGGCGTGCCCGAGGAGGACGAGCCGCGCTTCCACGCCTGGGCCGACCAGGCCATCGAGACGCTGGGCCCCGGCGAGCAGGACCGCGCCGAGCGCGAGCGGGCGCGCCGCGAGGTGCTGACCGAGCTGGAGAACTACCTCGCCGGCCTGGCCGAGGACCGCCGCCGCGCCCCCGGCACGGACATGTTGTCCGGTTTCGTCACCTACCACGGGCCCGAGGGCGGGATGACGCACCGCGAGGTCGTGGCGACGGCGGTGCTGCTGCTGATCGCCGGGCACGAGACGACGATCAACCTCATCGCCAACGGGCTGCTCACGTTCCTGCGCCACCCCGGCCTGCTGGACCGGGTCCGCGCCGAGCCGGGGCTGATCGTCCCGGCGGTCGAGGAGCTGCTGCGCTACGAGCCGCCGGTGCAGCTCATCTCCTCGCGGATCGCGCTCGCCGACATCGAGGTGGGCGGCACCACGATCCCGGCCGGCTCGCCCGTCGTGCTGGCCGTGGCCGCGGGGAGCCGCGACCCCGCCCACACGCCGGACCCCGGCCTGTTCCTGCTGGACCGGCCGCGCAACGAGCACCTGGGCTTCGGCGGCGGCGCGCACTACTGCTTCGGCGCGCCGCTGGCCCGGCTGGAGACCCAGATCGTGCTCGGCGAGCTGGTCCGGCGGCTGCGCGCGCCCCGGCTGGTCGCCGACCCGCCGCCGTACCGGCCGAGCGCGGTGCTGCGCGGCCCCCGCCACCTGGTGATCGACTACGCGGGCGTGGACCCGGCCTGA
- a CDS encoding FAD-dependent oxidoreductase — translation MRVVVDLTRCQGYGQCVFLAPDVFTMREEALLYDLDPAADQDDHVRRAAAACPVQAIHLDWAARRPPSGRPARREGRIVVVGASLAGARAAEVLRREGFEGTITLIGDEAGEPYDRPPLSKQVLTGQVAAGHTLLPRLRDTGAEWLCGVPAAALDVAGKRVLLADGREVPFDRVLLATGTRARPWPEPAEAALEGVHTLRTVADAARLRAALAAGPRRVLILGAGFTGSEIASVCRELDLPVTVVERAATPLMSALGGVIGEVAAGLQRAHGVDLRCGVTVAALEGDPAGRLRGARLSDGSTVEADVAVVALGSVRNVEWLQGSGLAAGPWGVTCDAGCRAVDLNGLVTDDVFVAGDIARFPHPLYEYQFMSLEHWGNAVDQAEIAAHNMVSDQAHRWPYLAAPVFWSSQFGVNIKSAGVPTFADEIMITQGSAAERRFVAVYGYRGRVTAAVTFDQAMWLEFYQRLIEGAAPFPPDFRHVDRRAGDGPVSARVPERVVPTAGATVVVTGHDPAERRASLLHSGGTA, via the coding sequence GTGAGAGTCGTCGTCGATCTGACCCGCTGCCAGGGGTACGGGCAGTGCGTGTTCCTCGCCCCTGACGTCTTCACCATGCGCGAGGAGGCGCTGCTCTACGACCTCGACCCGGCCGCCGACCAGGACGACCACGTCCGGCGGGCCGCGGCCGCCTGCCCCGTGCAGGCCATCCACCTCGACTGGGCCGCCCGGCGCCCGCCGTCGGGGCGGCCGGCCCGGCGGGAGGGCCGGATCGTCGTCGTCGGCGCCTCGCTGGCGGGGGCGCGGGCGGCCGAGGTGCTGCGCCGCGAGGGCTTCGAGGGCACGATCACCCTCATCGGGGACGAGGCGGGCGAGCCGTACGACCGGCCGCCCCTGTCCAAGCAGGTCCTGACCGGGCAGGTGGCCGCCGGGCACACGCTGCTGCCCCGGCTGCGCGACACCGGCGCCGAGTGGTTGTGCGGCGTCCCGGCCGCCGCCCTCGACGTCGCCGGCAAGCGGGTGCTGCTCGCCGACGGCCGCGAGGTGCCCTTCGACCGCGTCCTGCTGGCCACCGGCACCCGGGCCCGTCCCTGGCCGGAGCCCGCCGAGGCGGCGCTGGAGGGCGTGCACACGCTCCGCACCGTCGCGGACGCCGCCCGGCTGCGGGCCGCGCTGGCCGCCGGGCCCCGCCGGGTGCTGATCCTCGGCGCCGGGTTCACCGGCTCCGAGATCGCCTCCGTCTGCCGCGAGCTGGACCTGCCCGTCACCGTCGTCGAGCGCGCCGCCACCCCGCTCATGAGCGCCCTCGGCGGCGTCATCGGCGAGGTCGCGGCCGGCCTGCAGCGCGCGCACGGCGTGGACCTGCGCTGCGGCGTCACCGTCGCCGCGCTGGAGGGCGACCCCGCCGGGCGGCTGCGCGGGGCCCGCCTGTCGGACGGCTCCACCGTCGAGGCCGACGTGGCGGTCGTCGCGCTCGGCTCGGTCCGCAACGTCGAGTGGCTGCAGGGCTCCGGCCTGGCCGCCGGCCCGTGGGGCGTCACCTGCGACGCCGGCTGCCGCGCGGTGGACCTCAACGGCCTGGTCACCGACGACGTCTTCGTCGCCGGCGACATCGCGCGCTTCCCGCACCCGCTGTACGAGTACCAGTTCATGTCCCTGGAGCACTGGGGCAACGCGGTCGACCAGGCCGAGATCGCCGCCCACAACATGGTCAGCGACCAGGCGCACCGCTGGCCGTACCTGGCCGCGCCGGTGTTCTGGTCCAGCCAGTTCGGGGTCAACATCAAGTCGGCGGGGGTGCCCACGTTCGCCGACGAGATCATGATCACGCAGGGCTCGGCGGCCGAGCGCCGCTTCGTCGCCGTCTACGGCTACCGGGGCCGCGTCACCGCCGCCGTCACCTTCGACCAGGCCATGTGGCTGGAGTTCTACCAGCGCCTCATCGAGGGCGCCGCGCCGTTCCCGCCGGACTTCCGGCACGTGGACCGGCGGGCCGGCGACGGGCCGGTGTCCGCCCGCGTGCCCGAGCGGGTGGTGCCGACCGCCGGCGCGACCGTCGTGGTGACCGGGCACGACCCCGCCGAGCGGCGGGCCTCGCTGCTGCACTCCGGAGGGACCGCATGA